The region AGCCGCATTTTGTTAACATAAGTGAACGTTTTTGCTATCTATAGCAGCGAAATTTGCTGTATTAATTTAATACAAAAGCATTATGGATATCGCTATTATAGGAGCAGGAATTGGTGGACTAACAACCGCTTTAGCTCTAAAAAGAAGAAATATACCGTTTAAAGTTTATGAAGCTGCTGAAGAATTAAAACCTGTTGGAACAGGGATTATTCTGGGCATTAATGCCATGCAGGTATACCATCAGTTGCAGATAGAAAATAAGATATTGGCTGCCGGAAAGAAAGTAGACAGTATTAATGTAACCGATTTTAAATTATCTCCAATCACTGAAACCCTATTACTACCCTTCGAGCAAAAATTTGGTCACAAAAGTATTGCCATACATCGTGCCGAATTGCATCACATTCTGACAGACGAAGTAGGCAAAGAAAATATAGTTTTAAACAACAGACTTTCTAATGCTGTAAAAATTGATAATAAACACTATCAGCTAAGCTTTGAAAACGGAAATAAAGCAAATCATACTTTTATAATCGGAGCCGATGGCATTAATTCCAAAATCAGAAAAATATTTTTTCCGGATACTCAACTGAGAGATGCACATCAGATTTGTTTCCGGGGTGTTACCCGTTTTAATTTACCACCGATATATAAGAATGAGCTAATAGAGGGATGGGGACAAGGAAAAAGATTTGGTTTTGTCGAAATTTCAGAAGGCAATGTTTATTGGTATTTTCTGGTTAATCAGAATCTTTATCAAAAGCATAATGACCTAAATATTTATCTTCAGGATGCGCCGGAATTTGTAAGAGAAATGATTCTAAATACATCAAAAGAGAAATGGTTTACCGCTAATTTACAGGATCTGAAACCCATTACGGAATGGCAGAAAGACCGGGTAATATTACTGGGTGATGCAGCCCATGCTACTACGCCGAATATGGGACAAGGTGCCTGCCAGGCAATAGAGGACGCTTATGTTTTATTCAGATTATTGGAAAAGTACAATCCGGAGCAGGCTTTCGAAAGCTACCCTTCTATAAGAATAGAAAAAGCCCACCATATTGTAAATACCAGCTGGAAAATCGGAAAAACCTCACAATTAGAAAATCGGCTTCTGATGGGAATAAGAAATTTAATGCTGCGCAAAACACCGCAATCCACACAGACTAAAAATTTCGAACGTTTATTTACCTTAAATCATGTTAATTAAAATAATGAAAAAGACTGATCGGGGCTTCCGGTCAGTCTTTTATTTTATCTCTTCTCCACAGAAGAATTAAGTTTTTATTTTTCAGGCAACACCTAACTTCTTAGCGACAATAGCATTCATTATAATCTGGGCATGAACTCTGGAATTTTCTATAAACCACAAATGGGTATTTTTCCCACCACAAACTACACCTCCCAGATAAAGCCCTGGTACATTGGTTTCCATTGTATGATCATTATGATGCGGAACCAGGCTTTCTCCTTCTAATAAAACGCCCGCCTTACCAAGGAATTCAAAATCCGGTAAGTAACCCGTTAAAGCCAGTACAAAATCATTTTCGATTTCGCGAATATTACCATCTCCATCTCTGAAGATTACACTTCCCTCTTTAATTTCGGTTAGCTCAGCATTAAAATAAGCTTTAATACTGCCTTCAGCAATTCGGTTTTCAATATCAGGGCGTACCCAGTATTTTACTCTCCTTCCGATTTCCGGACCTCTGACAATCATCGTAACATCTCCGCCCTTGCGGTAAATTTCTAATGCAGCATCAACAGAAGAATTGCTTGCTCCTACCACGACAACTTTTTGTCTTGCATAAGGGTAAGGCTCGGAATAATAGTGTTTCACCTTAGATAGTTCCTCTCCTTTCACATGGATTCGGTTAGGTATATCATAAAAGCCCGTTGCCAGAATAACATTGCTTGCTATATATTCAGATTTGGAAGAAGTGACCTTAAATAATACACCTTCTTTTACTACATCTGTTACTTTTTCATAAAGACGGATATTGATATTTCTTTGTCTTGTAATTCCCTGATAATATTCCAGAGCTTCCTGTCTTCCAGGTTTCGGAGCTGTGGTAATAAACGGAACTCCGTCTATTTCCAGCCTGTCTGCCGACGAAAAGAAACGCATATACAACGGGTAATGATAAAGACTGTTGGCTATTGTTCCCTTTTCCAGAATAACATAGGAAAGTTTCTTTTTCTCTGCTTCCAATGCACAGGCCAATCCTATAGGGCCACCACCAATAATTACAAGGTCATAAATATTCATAAAGCAAAATTAAGGTAAAGCCTGAGTTACCTTACAGTAATTCTTATTAATTTTATCTGTTAACACATTAATATAACATGAATTTAGATTTGGTTTACAAACCTTAGTAAGGTTAATGATGAGTGCTGAATTAAACTTGACAAGCTTCTCACGAAATATCACCTCGTGTAAAACTCTAAAAATTTATTTCAAAAGGTATATTTACAATTCAATATCTTCCCATACAATTCCTCTGAAATGGAACTCTTCAATCATTTTTTTTCGTTCCTGCTGCATTGTTTCTATTTTCTGAAGCAGATTACTGATAATCTCTATCCCCGGCAGATTAACATCCAAATCATAGTGCCAGTTGGTAAAGCGTTCCAAAGCAGGAAGATCGGTATATGAAACATATTTAACCTCATTTTCTATCTGAAGATGCAGTAGACCTGAATCTTCTAAAGATTCTAAAAATGACATTTCTATATTGTAAAGCTTAATCAGTTCTTCGCGTGAAATTCTCTCTTCCATAACTTAAGATTTTTGCATTTCTTTTAGTAATTCTTTTTGTTTGTCTGTAAGATTCTTTGGTAACTGTACATTGAAAGTAACATACAAATCTCCGGACTGTCCTTCCTTTTTATACACAGGGAAACCCTTTCCTTTCAGCCTTACTGTTGAAGCATTGGCCGTTTCCGGTTTTACTTTCAGTTTTACACTTCCGTTTAAGGTTTTCACCTCAACATCTCCCCCTAGTAAAGCAGTATACATATCAATATTGACAGTTGTTTTCAGATCATCACCCGAACGTTTAAGATGACTATCTTCAGGAATAATAAATGTAATATACAGATCTCCGCTTGGTCCGCCATTATGACCTTCCATTCCATAGCCTTTCAGTTTTATCTGCTGACCGTCATAGACTCCTGCCGGAATTGTAATTCTTACTTTCTTACTATTTACATCCAGTGTACGCTGGTGTGTTTCGGCTGCTTCATGTAAAGAAAGCTGTAATTCTGCATGCAGATCCTGACCTTTGAATTTACCTGAGCTTCTTCCTCTGGATGATGAACTAAATCCACCTCCGCCACCTCCAAACATGGACTGGAAGAAATCCGAGAAATCTTCTCCATCACCAAAGTCAGCCCCGGAAAAACCTCCTGACGAGTAACTTCTTTGTGAATTTTGCTGTTGTTGTCTGACTTTTTCGTACTTCTCATATTCCTCACCATTTTTCCAGTGCTCACCATACTTGTCATACTTTGCCCGTTTCTCAGGGTCACTCAGCACTTCATTGGCTTCATTCAGTTCCTGAAATTTATGATGCGCCTCTTTATCATCCGGATTGAGATCCGGATGCATTTTTCTGGCAAGTTTCCGGTAAGCTTTTTTTATTTCATCCTGGGTCGCATTTTTATTGACTCCCAGAGTTTTATAATAATCAATAAACGCCATATAATATATGTTTTCTCAAATTTAATGAATATGAAAGAAAAGTATGGCCAATTATTTGTTAAAAAACAATCCTATTAATTTGTATTTTTACTTTTATATTTTTTCGGATGACAACAACTCAACACTCTTTCTGGCAGAGTTATTCCAATATTATTCTCCTTCTGATAGGTATTACTGTTGGCAGTATAATCGGTATTTTTTTTCCAAATGTTGTAAACTATCTTAAACCTGTCGGAGATATTTTTCTTAATCTGCTTTTCGTTACCGTTATTCCTTTGGTATTCTTTGCCATTGTAACTTCGGTTTCGGCTATTGAGCAAAAAGGCAAACTGGGGAAGATACTTTTTGCCATGATGTTTACTTTTCTGTGTTTTGTCATTATTGCTGCTATTTTCAGTATCGGAGCTGTATATCTTTTCCCTACTGCAAGACCTTCAACCAATGCAGCTGTAACAATTGCAGAAAACATTACCAGTACCGAAACATGGAGTGACCGAATTGTACGTTTCTTTACTGTTGGAGAATTTTATATGCTTCTTTCCCGGCAGAACATGCTGGCTATGCTGATATTTTCTTTCCTTTTGGGTATTGCTATCCGTAAATCTGCACCTGAAAAAACAGATACTTTCCGCAAGTTTATGGCAGGTGGAAACGAAGTAATGAAGGAATTATTAATATTAATTATGAAAGCCGCACCTATAGGACTTGGTGCTTACATCGCATACCAGGTCGGTACATTAGGACCTCAGCTTTTTGGATTCTATGCAAAACCTTTGGGTGTTTATTATGGAGCCGGAATCGTTTACTTCTTTGTATTTTTCACTTTGTATGCTTTTGTAGCTAACGGAACCAAAGGCATTAAACTTTTCTGGAAGAATAATATTGTACCTTCATTTACAGCCATCAGTACCTGCAGTAGTCTGGCAACTATGCCGGCTAATCTGGACGCTGCCAGAAAAATTGGGATCCCTGATTCGGTTGCTAATGTTGTAATCCCTATAGGTACAACCATTCATAAAAACGGATCATCCATTTCTTCTATTGTAAAAATATATGTAGCTTTTCTCTTATTAGGATGGGACTTCTTCGATTTCAACAATCTGGTTATAGCTTTAGGAATCACAGTCTTTGTAAGCGTTGTTGCGGGAGGTATCCCCAACGGAGGCTATATTGGCGAAATGCTGATGATATCCGCTTATAATCTTCCACAAGAAGCTATTCCGGCGGTTATTATTATTGGTACACTGGTAGATCCATTGGCTACAATACTTAATTCAACTGGAGATACTGTAGCAGCAATGGTCGTTACGCGACTGGTGGGAGAAAAATTTAATCCGCCAGTTGAAGAATAGGATTCCTGAGTTCAAAAATAAGATTATCCAGATTGTCCTCATCAGTACGCTCAGAATTCAGTATAAAATTATGTTTTAACAATAAACTTTTAGAAGCCTCATTGTATCGGCTTGTAAAAGCTTCGATCTTACCCAGACCAAGTGTTGAAAAACCATATTCAATTACTGCAACCAAAGCTTCTGACATTATTCCTTTTCCATGGTAAAGAGGCTTTAAATCATAGCCTATCTCTGCTGTCTTACGATCTGCGGATATTTTCCACAGACATATGCCTCCGATTAACTCAGGATTTTCTTTTTTACGAATAGCCCAGTTTATTGCACTTTTATTTTCATATCTATCTCTGGTCAACCGGATATAATCATAGGCCTGCTGAATATTCTGATCGGGCTCTCTTTTGATATAGCGTATTACTTCTTCATTAGACCGAAGAAATAATACGTTTTCTGCATCTGTGTCTTCAAGCTGATTTAGCAATAACCTGTTGGTAACTAATATTGGAAACATAAACCACTACTATTTTTATCTATTTTATAAAGTTTAAACAAAAATAACTATAATTTATCAACCATATCAAAAATAATTTTAAAACAAAAGACCATAAACTTGGTAAAACTTTTATTATTCGTTAATTTAGACTCCGAAATATATAAATGAAAAGAGTATGAATATGTACAAAAAAATTACGCTTTCTGCGTTAGTTATTTCGGCGCAATTCTGGTCGGCCCAGCAAACTTCACAGGAAAAGTTAAATCCTGTAGTTCAAAACATTGTAAATGAAGCTAATAATAATTCCCAGCTAGAGAATCTGGCTTTTGAATTATTAGATGTGATTGGTCCACGTTTGGTAGGCTCGCCTGCAATGAAGCAAGCTAACGATTGGGCTGTAGAAAAATATAAAAGCTGGGGAATCGATGCACAAAACCAACAGTTTGGCGAATGGGCTTCCTGGCAAAGAGGAATTACACAGGTAGAAATGACTTCACCGCGTGTAAAAAGTCTGGAATCTATGCAGTTGGCATGGTCTCCTGCTACCAAAAAAGCAATAGATGCTGAGGTGGTAATACTTCCTAAAGTGAATAATCCTTCCGAATTTGCGGAATGGTTAAAAGGAATTAAGGGTAAATTTGTATTAATGGCACAATATCAGAGATCTGGCCGCCCTGACTATCAAATAAAAGAATTTGCTACTCCGGAATTGTATGAGAAGTTTAAAGCACAAAGAGATAAAGATGCTGAAGATTTCAGAACCTTAATTAAAAATACAGGCTATGATAACAATACCCTTCCTGAAGCTTTAGAAAAAGCGGGTGCAGCTGGTATTGCTATTTCTAACTGGACTGGTATTATGGGAGCGAACAGAATTTTTGGAGCAAAAACCAAAAACATTCCAATGATAGATATTGCTGTAGAAGATTACGGAATGCTTTATCGTCTTGCTTTGAATGGTAAAAAACCAACCATCAAAGTAAATGCACAATCTAAAAACCTGGGAACAGCTAAGTCTTTCAATACCATTGCAAGAATTGAAGGAAAAGAAAAACCAAACGAATATGTAATACTTTCTGCTCACTTCGATTCGTGGGACGGAGCACAGGGGGCTACAGACAACGGAACAGGTACTATTACCATGATGGAGGCTGCAAGAATCCTTAAAAAATACTACCCTAACAACAAAAGAACTATTATTATAGGACATTGGGGAAGTGAAGAACAAGGACTAAACGGTTCCAGAGCATTTGTATTGGATAATCCTGAAATTATCAAAAATACACAGGTAGCATTTAATCAGGATAACGGAACAGGCCGTGTTGTTAATATTCAGGGACAAGGTTTTGTAGATTCTTATGATTACCTTACGCGTTGGATGACAGCTCTTCCTAAAAATGTGGGTAAACATATTGAAACTTCGTTTCCGGGAATGCCTGGTGGCGGTGGATCTGATCATGCATCTTTTGTAGCAGCTGGTGTACCGGGGATTTCATTAAGTTCTCTTAACTGGGGTTACTTTGGCTATACATGGCATACCAATAGAGATACTTATGACAAAATTATGTTTGATGAGGTAAAGAACAACGTTATTGCAGCTGCAGTTATGGCTTATATGGCTTCGGAAGAACCTGAGCTGGTAAGCAGACAGAAACGTACTATGCCTGCAGGACAAACCTGGCCTGAGGTAAAGGAACCTAAACGTAAAGGAACCAACTAAGCGTTAGTAAAAACAAGGTCTAAAAAACATCATAGGTCTTCGAAACCTATGATGTTTATATAAATAATACGATAAAAAAAAGTGAACCAGATAGTTCACTTTTTTTATATCTAATCATCATTTCTTTTTACGGGTTCCAGATTTTCCAGTTCTTCAGGAGTAAATAACCTATAATGTATTTTAAAAGTTTTCCCCAATGGTGTTTCCAGAGAAAATCCTCCCGGGCCAAAGCCGTCCAGAACATCTAGCGTAAAATGTGAATACTGCCAATATTCAAATAAATCTCTGTCTACCCAGAATTCATATTCTTTGATATGACCCAACAAAACATCATTCATCCTCGGAAAAAAACCTCCTTTTTCAAAACACTGAGGCTGAGTTCCTTCACAACATCCTCCGGCCTGGTAAAACATTAACGCACCATATTTTTCTTCTAACTCATTTACTACCGACAATGCTTTAGCTGTTATATCCAGTCTGGAAATCATAACCTATTTTAAATGCTTATCTGTTAATTTTGATTTCCTGCAATATCCAGAACTATTCTTCCGTCGATCTGGCCTTTTTTCATTTTATCAAAAACATCATTAATATCTTCCAATTTTGCTGAAGTTACTGTAGCTTTTACCAAGCCTTCATTGGCAAAGTCCAATGCCTCCTGCAAATCTTTTCTTGTTCCTACAATAGAGCCTCTTACTGTAATCCTCTTTAGTACCGTTTCAAAAATTGGCAATTCAAATGATCCCGGAGGAAGCCCATTCAGCGCAATAGTTCCTTTTCTTCTGAGCACATCGATTCCTTGTTTAAAGGCAATTGGAGAAACAGCTGTTATCAAAGCCCCATGCATTCCACCCACTTCTTTATGCAAATAGGTACCCGGATCGGTTGTTTTTGCATTTACTGTAAGATCTGCTCCTAGCTTTTTTGCAAGCTCCAGTTTATCATCTGCAACATCTATAGCTGCGACATGCATCCCCATTGCCTTTGCATACTGTACGGCAACATGTCCTAATCCGCCAATTCCGGAAATCGCAACCCATTCACCAGGTTTGGTTTCTGTTTCTTTTAATCCTTTATAGACAGTAACACCTGCACACAAAATTGGCGCAATCTCTAGAAAATTGACATTAGATTTCAGATGTCCCACATATCGGGAATCTGCAATTACATATTCAGCAAATCCTCCATCTACACTATATCCTCCATTCTGTTGGGCTTCACAAAGCGTTTCCCAGCCTGTTATACAATAATCACAGCATCCACAGGCACTATATAACCAAGGAACTCCGACAGCATCACCTTCTTTTACCATAGCATCCGGACCACAAGCAACTACGATGCCAACACCTTCATGTCCCGGAATCAACGGCATTTTGGGTTTAGCCGGCCAGTCTCCGTCTACAGCATGTAAATCGGTATGACAGACTCCGCACGCCATTACTTTTACCAATACTTCATAACGGCCAGGTTCTCTTACCGGTACTTCCTGAATCTTTAATGGTTCTCCATAACCCTGGACAACCGCTGCTTTCATTGTTTTTGGAATCATATTTACTTTTATTTTAGTTTGAATTCTATATAAAATTCAAAATTTCATAATCAATACAAGGACACAAAAAATTCATTTGTATAATGCTGTTTTTAAGGCACCGAAATTCTTACACCATACTCGGATTATACTAACGGATAGTAAACAACTAAACCTTTCAGAATATTTATATCTTCCGGGTTTAGTTGCTCAAACACACTATTTAAAAAAAGCCTAATTTGTTTTTATTATAAGAGATCAGCATATTTTTGGTCTGGCGGTAATGGTCTAACATCATTTTATGATTTTCTCTTCCGATTCCGGATTGTTTATATCCTCCAAAAGGTGCTCCTGCCGGATAAGAATGATACTGATTCACCCATACCCTACCAGCCTCAACAGCTCTCGGAATACGATATAACTGATGTGCATCCCGTGTCCACACACCTGCTCCTAGTCCATAGATGGTATCGTTTGCAATAGCAATCGCCTCTTCTTCATTTTTAAAAGTTGTAACTGCCAGTACTGGTCCAAATATCTCTTCCTGAAAAATTCTCATCTTATTATTTCCCCTGAATAGTGTTGGCTGAATGTAGAATCCATCTTCCAGACCTTCCCCTACATTATTCACATCTCCACCAGTTAAGACTTCTGCACCTTCTTCTTTTCCGAGGTTGATATAAGATAATATTTTATCTTTCTGAATCTGGGAGGCCTGTGCTCCCATCATTACAGTCGGATCCAACGGATTTCCAACTTTAATTTTGTTCACACGGTCTATTACTCTTTCAATAAATGCATCATAAATGTCTTCCTGAACCAGTAATCTGGACGGACAAGTACAAATTTCACCCTGATTAAGAGCAAATAAAACGGCTCCTTCAATAGCTTTATCCAGAAACTCATCATCCGCATCCATTACCGAATTGAAGAATATATTAGGCGATTTGCCTCCTAATTCCAGTGTTACAGGAATAATGTTTTCTGTCGCATACTGCATAACCATACGGCCTGTTGCTGTAGATCCTGTAAATGCCGCTTTAGATACTTTAGGATTGGTAACCAATACACGACCAAGCTCTGCCCCAAAGCCATTAACAATATTTACAACGCCATCAGGAATAAGATCTCCGATTAGTTCCATTAAAACCATAATGGACACAGGTGTACTTTCTGCAGGCTTTAGAACCACACAGTTCCCTGCTGCTAATGCCGGCGCTAATTTCCACACAGCCATAAGAATCGGGAAGTTCCACGGAATAATCTGTGCTACAACTCCTAAAGGCTCATTTACAATTAATGAAACGGTATCTTTATCCAGCTCATTATGCGATCCTTCTTCTGCTCTAATCACGCTTGCAAAATATCTAAAATGATCAATTGCCAACGGAATATCCGCAGCCAGTGTTTCTCTGACAGCCTTACCATTATCTACCGTTTCTACAGCAGCAATATAATCCAGATTTTGTTCTATACGATCTGCAATTTTGTTCAGCATTACGCTTCGTTCTGTGGCAGATGTATTTTTCCACGATTTGAAAGCTTCATAGGCTGTATCAACTGCCAGTGCTATATCTTCCTTGGTGGAATGTGCAACTTTTGTAAAAATCTTTCCGTCTATTGGAGAAACTACATCGAAATATCCACCTAATACAGGGGCTGTAAATTTCCCACCGATATAATTATCATATTTTGCCTTGAATTCAGGTCTTTTTAGTGCTTTATCTTCTGCAAGCACAGCTTCTGTAGTACTCATAATTATTTTTTTTATCTCCTTCAACCGAAGTTATCTACTCTAAAACCAAACACATAGCATAATATTCCATTTTTATAGCACAATAATATTTACCTGTTAATTTTATCATTTCATTAACAGTACTTTATAGATATGTTTAATTTTTATTTAATACTTTTATAAGTCACAGTTAAAAAAAGGAGTTATGGAAAATGCAAAGTCTATGGTAAATACACTTACACTCTTACAAGAAGATCAGCTTTCTAATTTTATAGAAAATAAGACAACATTTGGTATGCAAAACTGTGAGTTCAGTATTTATGAAACCCACAGAAGTGCTTCTGATGTAAAGTTGAATTTTGAAAATCTTACTTTTACCGGAATGCTTCAGGGAAAAAAACGAATGAAACTGGACGGTAAAACAGATTATTTCGAATATCTTCCGGGGGAAAGTGTTCTGGTAGCTCCGGGTGAAACCATGATTATTGATTTTCCGGAAGCTGACAAAACACCATCTCAGTGTATTACATTAAGCTTTAATCCAGACTTTATAGAAAATTCTCTGAATGAACTTAACTTCCGCACGCCAAAAGTGGATGAGGCTTCTAGCTGGAATATTTCTATGGATGAATTCTATCTTTTTAATACTCCTGCTTTGGCACTTACAACCAATAATATTATCCGTATAGCTATGGATGACAATCCCCAAAAGGATGTTATGGCTGATTTTGCATTGAAAGAATTATTAATCCGGTTGATGCAGACACAAGGCCGAAATCTGGTTGAAAAGTGTATTATGAAAAGTAAATCCCACATTGGATTTGCTATTGAATTTATCAAAAAGAATCTGCACCAAAAACTTACAATAGATCAGATTGCAAATGTGGCCTATGTAAGCAAATCTAACTTCTTCAAAATGTTTAAAGAAGAATTGGGAATTTCACCTAACAGATTTATTCTGGCTGAGCGTATAAAAAAAGCAAAAGAGCTTCTGGCGAGACACGAAAGCATAAAAGAGGTTGCTTTCCAGACTGGTTTTTCGGACACCAATTACTTTACCCGAATTTTCCGACAGCATGAAGGAATCACTCCTAAAATATTTCAGGATTCTATAGAAATAAAATTCTAGGATTTTAAATTACAGGATTATTTTACCAGGTTATTGGTTTAGTATATTTATTAAGAATCTGTTTAATTTTAATTCAGAAAAATATTAGGCTTCGATAGTTCGCCAAGTTCAATATAGACTGGGCTCGGCCTGACATCTCTAAAAATGAAAATGTTTTGGGAGAATAATGTCACTTTTGTCTAAAGAGTATTAAACTTGTAGTGAATTTTCGTCTCTTCTTCCAT is a window of Elizabethkingia anophelis R26 DNA encoding:
- a CDS encoding FAD-dependent monooxygenase; this translates as MDIAIIGAGIGGLTTALALKRRNIPFKVYEAAEELKPVGTGIILGINAMQVYHQLQIENKILAAGKKVDSINVTDFKLSPITETLLLPFEQKFGHKSIAIHRAELHHILTDEVGKENIVLNNRLSNAVKIDNKHYQLSFENGNKANHTFIIGADGINSKIRKIFFPDTQLRDAHQICFRGVTRFNLPPIYKNELIEGWGQGKRFGFVEISEGNVYWYFLVNQNLYQKHNDLNIYLQDAPEFVREMILNTSKEKWFTANLQDLKPITEWQKDRVILLGDAAHATTPNMGQGACQAIEDAYVLFRLLEKYNPEQAFESYPSIRIEKAHHIVNTSWKIGKTSQLENRLLMGIRNLMLRKTPQSTQTKNFERLFTLNHVN
- a CDS encoding YpdA family putative bacillithiol disulfide reductase, which gives rise to MNIYDLVIIGGGPIGLACALEAEKKKLSYVILEKGTIANSLYHYPLYMRFFSSADRLEIDGVPFITTAPKPGRQEALEYYQGITRQRNINIRLYEKVTDVVKEGVLFKVTSSKSEYIASNVILATGFYDIPNRIHVKGEELSKVKHYYSEPYPYARQKVVVVGASNSSVDAALEIYRKGGDVTMIVRGPEIGRRVKYWVRPDIENRIAEGSIKAYFNAELTEIKEGSVIFRDGDGNIREIENDFVLALTGYLPDFEFLGKAGVLLEGESLVPHHNDHTMETNVPGLYLGGVVCGGKNTHLWFIENSRVHAQIIMNAIVAKKLGVA
- a CDS encoding chaperone modulator CbpM — encoded protein: MEERISREELIKLYNIEMSFLESLEDSGLLHLQIENEVKYVSYTDLPALERFTNWHYDLDVNLPGIEIISNLLQKIETMQQERKKMIEEFHFRGIVWEDIEL
- a CDS encoding DnaJ C-terminal domain-containing protein, whose protein sequence is MAFIDYYKTLGVNKNATQDEIKKAYRKLARKMHPDLNPDDKEAHHKFQELNEANEVLSDPEKRAKYDKYGEHWKNGEEYEKYEKVRQQQQNSQRSYSSGGFSGADFGDGEDFSDFFQSMFGGGGGGFSSSSRGRSSGKFKGQDLHAELQLSLHEAAETHQRTLDVNSKKVRITIPAGVYDGQQIKLKGYGMEGHNGGPSGDLYITFIIPEDSHLKRSGDDLKTTVNIDMYTALLGGDVEVKTLNGSVKLKVKPETANASTVRLKGKGFPVYKKEGQSGDLYVTFNVQLPKNLTDKQKELLKEMQKS
- a CDS encoding dicarboxylate/amino acid:cation symporter translates to MTTTQHSFWQSYSNIILLLIGITVGSIIGIFFPNVVNYLKPVGDIFLNLLFVTVIPLVFFAIVTSVSAIEQKGKLGKILFAMMFTFLCFVIIAAIFSIGAVYLFPTARPSTNAAVTIAENITSTETWSDRIVRFFTVGEFYMLLSRQNMLAMLIFSFLLGIAIRKSAPEKTDTFRKFMAGGNEVMKELLILIMKAAPIGLGAYIAYQVGTLGPQLFGFYAKPLGVYYGAGIVYFFVFFTLYAFVANGTKGIKLFWKNNIVPSFTAISTCSSLATMPANLDAARKIGIPDSVANVVIPIGTTIHKNGSSISSIVKIYVAFLLLGWDFFDFNNLVIALGITVFVSVVAGGIPNGGYIGEMLMISAYNLPQEAIPAVIIIGTLVDPLATILNSTGDTVAAMVVTRLVGEKFNPPVEE
- a CDS encoding GNAT family N-acetyltransferase, whose amino-acid sequence is MFPILVTNRLLLNQLEDTDAENVLFLRSNEEVIRYIKREPDQNIQQAYDYIRLTRDRYENKSAINWAIRKKENPELIGGICLWKISADRKTAEIGYDLKPLYHGKGIMSEALVAVIEYGFSTLGLGKIEAFTSRYNEASKSLLLKHNFILNSERTDEDNLDNLIFELRNPILQLAD
- a CDS encoding M28 family peptidase, with protein sequence MNMYKKITLSALVISAQFWSAQQTSQEKLNPVVQNIVNEANNNSQLENLAFELLDVIGPRLVGSPAMKQANDWAVEKYKSWGIDAQNQQFGEWASWQRGITQVEMTSPRVKSLESMQLAWSPATKKAIDAEVVILPKVNNPSEFAEWLKGIKGKFVLMAQYQRSGRPDYQIKEFATPELYEKFKAQRDKDAEDFRTLIKNTGYDNNTLPEALEKAGAAGIAISNWTGIMGANRIFGAKTKNIPMIDIAVEDYGMLYRLALNGKKPTIKVNAQSKNLGTAKSFNTIARIEGKEKPNEYVILSAHFDSWDGAQGATDNGTGTITMMEAARILKKYYPNNKRTIIIGHWGSEEQGLNGSRAFVLDNPEIIKNTQVAFNQDNGTGRVVNIQGQGFVDSYDYLTRWMTALPKNVGKHIETSFPGMPGGGGSDHASFVAAGVPGISLSSLNWGYFGYTWHTNRDTYDKIMFDEVKNNVIAAAVMAYMASEEPELVSRQKRTMPAGQTWPEVKEPKRKGTN
- a CDS encoding DUF779 domain-containing protein, which gives rise to MISRLDITAKALSVVNELEEKYGALMFYQAGGCCEGTQPQCFEKGGFFPRMNDVLLGHIKEYEFWVDRDLFEYWQYSHFTLDVLDGFGPGGFSLETPLGKTFKIHYRLFTPEELENLEPVKRNDD
- the adhP gene encoding alcohol dehydrogenase AdhP produces the protein MIPKTMKAAVVQGYGEPLKIQEVPVREPGRYEVLVKVMACGVCHTDLHAVDGDWPAKPKMPLIPGHEGVGIVVACGPDAMVKEGDAVGVPWLYSACGCCDYCITGWETLCEAQQNGGYSVDGGFAEYVIADSRYVGHLKSNVNFLEIAPILCAGVTVYKGLKETETKPGEWVAISGIGGLGHVAVQYAKAMGMHVAAIDVADDKLELAKKLGADLTVNAKTTDPGTYLHKEVGGMHGALITAVSPIAFKQGIDVLRRKGTIALNGLPPGSFELPIFETVLKRITVRGSIVGTRKDLQEALDFANEGLVKATVTSAKLEDINDVFDKMKKGQIDGRIVLDIAGNQN
- a CDS encoding aldehyde dehydrogenase family protein; this encodes MSTTEAVLAEDKALKRPEFKAKYDNYIGGKFTAPVLGGYFDVVSPIDGKIFTKVAHSTKEDIALAVDTAYEAFKSWKNTSATERSVMLNKIADRIEQNLDYIAAVETVDNGKAVRETLAADIPLAIDHFRYFASVIRAEEGSHNELDKDTVSLIVNEPLGVVAQIIPWNFPILMAVWKLAPALAAGNCVVLKPAESTPVSIMVLMELIGDLIPDGVVNIVNGFGAELGRVLVTNPKVSKAAFTGSTATGRMVMQYATENIIPVTLELGGKSPNIFFNSVMDADDEFLDKAIEGAVLFALNQGEICTCPSRLLVQEDIYDAFIERVIDRVNKIKVGNPLDPTVMMGAQASQIQKDKILSYINLGKEEGAEVLTGGDVNNVGEGLEDGFYIQPTLFRGNNKMRIFQEEIFGPVLAVTTFKNEEEAIAIANDTIYGLGAGVWTRDAHQLYRIPRAVEAGRVWVNQYHSYPAGAPFGGYKQSGIGRENHKMMLDHYRQTKNMLISYNKNKLGFF